In Danaus plexippus chromosome 19, MEX_DaPlex, whole genome shotgun sequence, the following are encoded in one genomic region:
- the LOC116767955 gene encoding dolichol-phosphate mannosyltransferase subunit 3: MTKLLEWLSILSAFFAVWYSLVGGYVKHKFIEENMKLIIISPIIFLILFGLYAVVVVLYRVLTFNDCKEAAEELQKEITMAKKDLHDKGLRW; the protein is encoded by the coding sequence ATGACCAAACTTCTGGAATGGTTATCTATATTGTCTGCGTTCTTTGCCGTGTGGTACTCCCTCGTCGGCGGTTACGTGAAACACAAGTTCATTGAAGagaatatgaaacttataataatttcacccataatatttctaattttattcgGCTTGTACGCTGTTGTTGTCGTTCTATACAGAGTACTCACTTTCAACGACTGTAAAGAAGCCGCTGAGGAGCTACAGAAAGAAATAACGATGGCTAAAAAGGATTTACATGATAAGGGACTTAGATGGTga